The Candidatus Methylomirabilota bacterium genome includes a window with the following:
- the rho gene encoding transcription termination factor Rho, which translates to MNLSELKEKAIVDLNAIARELNVQNTGGLRKQELIFKILQAQAEKDGLIYAEGVLEVLPDGFGFLRAPDYNYLPGPDDIYVSPSQIRRFDLRTGDTVSGQVRPPKDSERYFALLKVEAINFEGPEQAREKILFDNLTPLYPMERLRLEHDPENLTTRVMDLLTPIGKGQRGMIVAAPRTGKTMMLQSIAHAIAHNHPEVYLIVLLIDERPEEVTDMQRTVKGEVISSTFDEPPQRHIQVADMVIEKAKRLVEHKRDVVVLLDSLTRFARAHNAIIPSSGKVLSGGLDANALQRPRRFFAAARNIEEGGSLTIMATAIVDTGSRMDDVIFEEFKGTGNMEVHLDRRLMDKRIFPTINIEQSGTRKEELLLEKDELQKVWLLRKALSQLNPVEAMELLLDKLKQTKSNREFLAAMHSMG; encoded by the coding sequence ATGAATCTCTCCGAGCTGAAGGAGAAGGCGATTGTCGACCTGAACGCCATCGCCCGCGAGTTGAACGTCCAGAACACGGGCGGACTCCGCAAGCAGGAGCTGATCTTCAAGATCCTGCAGGCGCAGGCGGAGAAAGACGGGCTCATCTACGCCGAGGGCGTCCTCGAAGTCCTGCCCGATGGGTTCGGGTTCCTGCGGGCACCGGACTACAACTACTTGCCCGGTCCCGACGACATTTATGTCTCGCCCTCGCAGATCCGTCGCTTCGATCTCCGGACGGGTGACACCGTCTCGGGTCAGGTGCGCCCGCCCAAAGACTCCGAGCGCTACTTCGCGCTGCTCAAGGTGGAAGCGATCAACTTCGAGGGGCCCGAGCAGGCGCGCGAGAAGATCCTCTTCGACAATCTCACGCCGCTCTACCCCATGGAGCGGCTGCGGCTGGAGCACGACCCGGAGAACCTCACGACGCGGGTGATGGATCTGCTCACGCCGATCGGCAAGGGCCAGCGCGGCATGATCGTCGCCGCGCCGCGCACCGGTAAGACGATGATGCTGCAGTCGATCGCCCACGCGATCGCCCACAACCATCCCGAGGTGTACCTCATCGTGTTGCTGATCGACGAGCGGCCGGAAGAGGTCACCGACATGCAGCGGACGGTCAAGGGCGAGGTGATCTCCTCGACCTTCGATGAGCCGCCCCAGCGCCACATCCAGGTGGCCGACATGGTGATCGAAAAGGCCAAGCGCTTGGTGGAACACAAGAGGGATGTCGTCGTCCTCCTGGATTCACTCACGCGATTTGCCCGCGCCCACAACGCGATCATTCCTTCCTCGGGGAAGGTGCTCTCGGGCGGGCTCGATGCCAACGCGCTCCAGCGGCCCCGCCGGTTCTTCGCGGCGGCCCGGAACATCGAGGAAGGCGGCTCGTTGACGATCATGGCCACCGCGATCGTCGACACCGGCAGCCGCATGGACGACGTCATCTTCGAGGAGTTCAAGGGCACCGGCAACATGGAGGTCCATCTGGACCGCCGCCTGATGGACAAGCGCATCTTCCCGACGATCAACATCGAGCAATCGGGCACCCGCAAGGAAGAGCTGCTGCTGGAGAAGGACGAGCTGCAGAAGGTCTGGCTGCTCCGCAAGGCGCTGTCCCAGCTCAATCCGGTCGAGGCGATGGAGCTTCTGCTCGACAAGCTCAAGCAGACGAAGAGCAACCGCGAATTCCTCGCCGCCATGCACTCGATGGGGTAA
- a CDS encoding peptidylprolyl isomerase has product MTGQLLALTMLAALLGGCAAPRWMPFMGKSKGSDPNTARMAPPPGHAQSPAPARAPIALSADSVADRIVAVVNNDAITLGELQETIAGYRQENRGAVSVTDAELIQQFLTRIIENRLQLQEAEREKITVEDAEVDEELTERMKRFGAKSKDDLEAMVKAQGLTMEAVKKKVRDAVRVSKIIRRKVTLRVSVTEDEIDRYLTANREKLETGLSYHARHILITPTGASDAAWEAARIRADMIRAQILEGADFAELARQHSQDASAKDGGDLGTLKRGELASEVETHILSLRAGETSRPYRSALGHHIFRLESKEALEGEALQRARQQVREILFRQKYEARLEAWLKEIKQRAIIEVRM; this is encoded by the coding sequence GTGACGGGCCAGCTGCTGGCCCTGACGATGCTCGCCGCGCTCCTGGGTGGCTGTGCGGCTCCGCGCTGGATGCCGTTCATGGGGAAGTCCAAGGGCTCCGATCCGAACACCGCCCGCATGGCCCCGCCGCCGGGACACGCGCAGTCGCCGGCACCGGCGCGCGCGCCGATTGCGCTGTCGGCGGACAGCGTGGCTGACCGCATCGTCGCCGTCGTCAACAACGACGCCATCACACTCGGCGAGCTGCAGGAGACCATCGCCGGGTACCGCCAGGAGAACCGCGGGGCCGTCTCGGTGACGGACGCAGAGCTGATCCAGCAGTTCCTGACGCGGATCATCGAGAACCGGCTGCAGCTGCAGGAAGCGGAGCGGGAAAAGATCACCGTCGAGGACGCCGAGGTCGACGAAGAGCTGACGGAACGCATGAAGCGGTTCGGTGCCAAGAGCAAGGACGACCTGGAGGCCATGGTGAAGGCCCAGGGGTTGACCATGGAGGCGGTGAAGAAGAAGGTGCGGGACGCCGTCCGCGTCTCCAAGATCATTCGGCGCAAGGTGACGCTGCGGGTGTCCGTGACCGAGGACGAGATCGACCGGTACCTGACCGCGAACCGGGAAAAGCTCGAAACCGGGCTGAGCTATCATGCCCGTCACATCCTGATCACGCCCACGGGGGCCTCCGACGCCGCCTGGGAGGCCGCCCGCATCCGCGCCGACATGATCCGGGCCCAGATCCTCGAGGGCGCCGACTTCGCCGAGCTGGCGCGCCAGCACTCGCAGGACGCCAGCGCCAAGGACGGCGGCGACCTGGGCACCCTCAAGCGGGGCGAGCTGGCGTCGGAGGTCGAGACGCATATCCTCAGCCTGCGGGCCGGTGAGACCTCCCGGCCCTATCGGTCGGCGCTGGGCCACCACATCTTCCGCCTGGAGTCGAAGGAGGCGCTGGAAGGGGAGGCTCTCCAGCGGGCGCGGCAGCAGGTGCGAGAGATCCTCTTCCGGCAAAAGTACGAGGCCCGCCTGGAGGCCTGGCTCAAAGAGATCAAACAGCGCGCGATCATCGAGGTCCGCATGTGA
- the rpmE gene encoding 50S ribosomal protein L31 gives MKAGIHPEYVETTITCACGEVIHTRSTRPEIHVEICSRCHPFYTGKQKIIDTAGRVERFQRKYKRQTAS, from the coding sequence GTGAAGGCTGGCATTCATCCTGAGTACGTCGAGACGACGATCACCTGCGCGTGCGGGGAAGTCATCCACACGCGTTCCACCAGGCCGGAAATTCACGTCGAAATCTGTTCCCGGTGCCATCCCTTCTACACCGGCAAGCAGAAGATCATCGATACGGCGGGGCGGGTGGAGCGGTTCCAGCGGAAGTACAAGCGCCAGACCGCCAGCTGA